One Sphingobium sp. Z007 genomic region harbors:
- a CDS encoding acetyl/propionyl/methylcrotonyl-CoA carboxylase subunit alpha — MIQSLLIANRGEIACRIIRTARAMGIRTVAVYSDADANALHVRDADEAVHIGPSPARESYLVGEKIIAAAHATGAQAIHPGYGFLSENAAFAQSVIDAGLIWVGPNPSSITAMGLKDAAKTLMQAAGVPTTPGYLGDDQSLERLSAEADAIGYPILIKAVAGGGGKGMRKVDIPADFADALASCRREAASSFGNDSVLLEKWITNPRHIEVQVFGDTHGNVVHLFERDCSLQRRHQKVIEEAPAPGMDEATRAAICDAAVRAAKAVDYVGAGTIEFIADGSEGLRADRIWFMEMNTRLQVEHPVTEEITGVDLVEWQLRVASGEPLPKKQHELSINGWAMEARLYAENPATGFMPSTGRLDHLTLPSNERIETGVEEGDVISPFYDPMIAKIVSWGTDRREALTDLQTACAAVECEPVKTNAWFLRRLLAEPDFEAGTVTTAFIGDKIDTLCAPPVPSKALLQYAADDLAFSSAHMPSSYGSAKYELTKTCFGFRLNAPANPLVRLLVDGAATDISVGEKALWNDYARTSVSDGRETTYFEDGASFVIAACRYDGAGGTAASDGAILSPMPGRIIAVTVAAGEAVTKGQKLLTLEAMKMEHSLVAPFDGIVAELNAAEGGQVSEGARLVQIVQDE, encoded by the coding sequence ATGATCCAATCCCTCCTCATCGCCAATCGCGGCGAAATCGCCTGCCGCATCATCCGCACTGCACGGGCGATGGGCATCCGCACTGTCGCGGTCTATTCGGACGCGGACGCGAACGCCCTCCATGTCCGCGATGCTGACGAAGCCGTCCATATCGGCCCGTCCCCTGCGCGCGAAAGCTACCTTGTCGGTGAAAAGATCATTGCCGCCGCCCACGCCACCGGTGCGCAGGCAATCCATCCGGGCTACGGCTTCCTCTCCGAAAACGCCGCCTTCGCCCAATCGGTGATCGACGCCGGCCTCATCTGGGTCGGCCCCAACCCGTCCAGCATCACCGCCATGGGCCTCAAGGACGCCGCGAAGACCCTCATGCAGGCAGCCGGCGTGCCCACCACGCCCGGCTATCTGGGCGACGACCAGAGCCTCGAACGCCTCTCCGCCGAAGCCGACGCCATCGGCTACCCCATCCTCATCAAGGCGGTCGCCGGCGGCGGCGGCAAGGGGATGCGCAAGGTGGACATCCCCGCCGACTTCGCCGACGCGCTGGCCTCATGCCGCCGCGAAGCCGCGTCCAGCTTCGGCAACGACAGCGTGCTGCTGGAAAAGTGGATCACCAACCCGCGCCATATCGAAGTCCAGGTGTTCGGCGACACCCACGGTAATGTCGTCCACCTGTTCGAACGCGACTGCTCGCTCCAGCGTCGCCACCAGAAAGTGATCGAGGAAGCCCCCGCGCCGGGGATGGACGAAGCCACCCGCGCCGCCATCTGCGACGCCGCCGTCCGCGCCGCCAAGGCGGTCGACTATGTCGGCGCCGGCACGATCGAATTCATCGCCGACGGGTCTGAAGGCCTGCGCGCGGACCGCATCTGGTTCATGGAAATGAACACGCGGCTCCAGGTCGAACATCCGGTAACCGAGGAGATCACCGGCGTCGATCTGGTCGAATGGCAATTGCGCGTCGCATCGGGCGAACCGCTGCCGAAAAAGCAGCATGAACTGTCGATCAATGGCTGGGCCATGGAAGCGCGGCTTTATGCCGAAAATCCTGCCACCGGTTTTATGCCCTCGACCGGGCGGCTCGATCATCTGACATTGCCTTCGAACGAGCGTATCGAAACCGGCGTGGAGGAGGGCGATGTCATCTCGCCCTTCTACGATCCGATGATCGCCAAGATCGTTAGCTGGGGCACAGACAGACGCGAAGCGCTCACCGACCTTCAAACTGCCTGTGCGGCTGTCGAATGCGAGCCTGTTAAGACGAATGCCTGGTTTCTTCGGCGGTTGCTGGCGGAACCAGATTTCGAAGCTGGCACAGTGACAACGGCTTTTATTGGCGACAAGATTGACACGCTTTGCGCACCGCCTGTGCCGTCCAAAGCCCTCCTGCAATATGCGGCTGACGATCTTGCTTTTAGTAGCGCCCATATGCCCAGTTCATATGGAAGCGCGAAATATGAACTGACAAAAACCTGTTTCGGCTTTCGTCTGAATGCGCCTGCAAATCCCTTGGTGCGCCTGCTGGTGGACGGGGCCGCTACCGACATTTCGGTGGGCGAAAAAGCGTTGTGGAATGATTATGCGCGAACAAGTGTCAGTGATGGCCGCGAAACCACCTATTTTGAAGATGGGGCCAGCTTCGTCATCGCGGCTTGCCGCTATGATGGCGCAGGAGGCACGGCGGCTTCCGACGGCGCAATCCTCTCCCCCATGCCTGGCCGCATCATCGCCGTTACAGTCGCGGCCGGCGAGGCCGTGACCAAAGGGCAGAAGCTGCTGACATTGGAAGCGATGAAGATGGAACATAGCCTCGTCGCGCCCTTCGACGGGATAGTAGCGGAACTCAACGCAGCCGAAGGTGGGCAGGTCAGTGAAGGCGCGCGGCTTGTCCAGATCGTTCAGGACGAATGA
- a CDS encoding MaoC family dehydratase has translation MAGRYFDQWTIGDTIAHDIRRTVTETDNLLFTTMTHNPQPLHLDVEAAKASEFGQILVNGTFTFALMIGLSVGDTTLGTLVANLGYDKLVMPHPVFIGDTMRCESEVTDLKPSRSRPGAGIVTFTHRLLNQRDQIVCQCLRMALLKRSDA, from the coding sequence ATGGCGGGCAGATATTTCGACCAGTGGACCATCGGCGACACGATCGCCCATGACATCCGCCGCACCGTGACGGAAACGGACAATCTCCTCTTCACGACGATGACCCACAATCCCCAGCCGCTCCATCTCGACGTCGAAGCGGCCAAAGCCAGCGAGTTCGGCCAGATCCTCGTCAACGGCACCTTCACCTTTGCGCTGATGATCGGCCTGTCGGTGGGCGACACGACGCTCGGCACGCTGGTCGCCAATCTGGGATATGACAAGCTGGTCATGCCCCATCCGGTGTTCATCGGCGACACGATGCGCTGCGAAAGTGAAGTGACCGACCTCAAGCCCAGCCGATCCCGCCCCGGCGCGGGCATCGTCACCTTCACCCACCGCCTGCTTAACCAGCGTGACCAGATCGTCTGCCAATGCCTGCGGATGGCGTTGCTCAAACGGTCCGACGCATGA
- a CDS encoding CoA ester lyase → MKLRSLLFVPGDRPDRFVKAAASGADALILDLEDSVAPERKGEARAAVAAWLAEYRTIPSFVRINPLDGDQTLADLAAVLPGRPDGIVLPKAEGAASVAALLALIGENSPPILPIATETPAAIFQLGSYAAVSDRLAGLTWGAEDLPAAIGATTSREDDGRYTPPYEMVRSLTLFAAHAAHTPAIETVFPRIDAPDALADYVARARRDGFTGMMAIHPAQVATINTGFTPTPEELAHARAIVAAFYAHPGAGALKLDGKMIDRPHLKQAQQLLDRAADI, encoded by the coding sequence ATGAAGCTCCGCTCGCTCCTTTTCGTGCCGGGCGACCGGCCTGACCGCTTCGTCAAGGCCGCCGCCAGCGGTGCCGACGCGCTGATCCTCGACCTGGAGGATTCGGTCGCGCCGGAACGCAAGGGGGAGGCCCGCGCGGCAGTCGCGGCCTGGCTGGCGGAATACCGAACCATCCCCAGCTTCGTGCGCATCAATCCGCTCGATGGCGACCAGACCCTCGCTGACCTAGCCGCGGTCCTGCCCGGCCGCCCAGACGGCATCGTCCTGCCCAAAGCGGAAGGCGCGGCCAGTGTCGCCGCGCTGCTGGCTCTGATCGGCGAGAACTCGCCGCCGATCCTCCCCATCGCCACCGAAACACCCGCCGCGATCTTCCAGCTGGGCAGCTATGCCGCTGTGTCCGACCGTCTCGCCGGCCTCACCTGGGGCGCGGAAGACCTGCCCGCCGCGATCGGCGCGACGACCTCGCGGGAAGATGACGGCCGCTACACCCCGCCTTATGAAATGGTCCGCTCGCTCACCCTTTTTGCCGCCCATGCCGCCCACACGCCTGCGATCGAAACCGTCTTTCCCCGCATCGACGCGCCCGACGCCCTGGCCGATTATGTCGCCCGCGCGCGCCGCGATGGCTTCACCGGCATGATGGCGATCCACCCGGCCCAGGTCGCCACGATCAACACGGGCTTCACCCCGACGCCCGAAGAACTGGCCCATGCCCGCGCGATCGTCGCCGCTTTCTACGCCCATCCAGGCGCAGGCGCGCTGAAGCTGGATGGGAAGATGATCGACCGGCCGCACCTCAAACAAGCGCAGCAGCTTCTGGACCGCGCGGCAGATATCTGA
- a CDS encoding dihydroneopterin aldolase: MASVTTKVRVKDLPLLADIGINPDEIGRRQPLVITVQLLLDGGAVEGIGETIDYRRIVRAAEALSEVHIPLIETFAHRLGEACLSWPGVVEACVNVDKPFALTRGLAGVEVVVRKT; the protein is encoded by the coding sequence ATGGCATCCGTCACGACCAAGGTCCGGGTCAAGGACCTGCCGCTGCTGGCCGATATCGGCATCAACCCTGATGAGATCGGCCGTCGCCAGCCGCTGGTCATCACCGTCCAGCTGCTGCTCGACGGCGGGGCGGTCGAGGGGATCGGCGAGACGATCGATTATCGCCGGATCGTGCGCGCGGCCGAAGCGCTGTCGGAAGTGCATATCCCGCTGATCGAGACGTTTGCCCATCGGTTGGGTGAGGCATGTCTGAGTTGGCCCGGCGTGGTCGAGGCCTGCGTCAATGTCGATAAGCCCTTTGCCCTGACGCGCGGGCTGGCCGGGGTGGAGGTTGTCGTTCGCAAGACATAG
- a CDS encoding bifunctional 5,10-methylenetetrahydrofolate dehydrogenase/5,10-methenyltetrahydrofolate cyclohydrolase yields MSAIIDGRAMARALSERTAQDVAQLKAGGIDPTLAVVLVGADPASDMYVRRKISECRRVGMGSIERRMDADCGEQALLDLIDTLNGDPAVHGILVQLPLPPDIEAGRVLDSIAPAKDVDGFHPVNVGRLSTGSQGLVPCTPLGIMMLLDSVIEDYRGLNVVVIGKSNIVGKPVAMLLLEREATVTVTHIETRNLPDIARAADVIVAAAGAPHLVRGYWVKPGAVVIDVGITRVVDHDGASRIVGDCATHELDHAKAVTPVPGGVGPMTIACLLSNTVLAAQRSIA; encoded by the coding sequence ATGAGTGCCATCATCGATGGGCGGGCGATGGCGCGCGCGCTGTCGGAACGGACGGCGCAGGACGTCGCGCAGTTGAAGGCAGGCGGGATCGATCCGACACTAGCGGTCGTGCTGGTGGGCGCCGATCCCGCCAGCGATATGTATGTGCGGCGCAAGATCAGCGAATGTCGCAGGGTCGGCATGGGATCGATCGAGCGGCGCATGGATGCGGATTGCGGTGAGCAGGCCTTGCTCGACCTGATCGATACGCTGAACGGTGATCCGGCGGTGCATGGCATATTGGTCCAGCTGCCACTGCCGCCGGACATTGAGGCCGGGCGAGTGCTGGATAGCATTGCGCCGGCCAAGGACGTCGATGGCTTCCATCCCGTCAATGTCGGTCGACTATCGACCGGGTCGCAGGGGCTGGTGCCCTGCACGCCGCTCGGCATCATGATGCTGCTCGACAGCGTGATCGAGGATTATCGGGGCCTCAACGTCGTGGTGATCGGCAAGTCCAACATCGTGGGCAAGCCGGTGGCGATGCTGCTGCTGGAGCGGGAGGCGACGGTGACGGTGACGCATATCGAAACGCGCAACCTGCCCGATATCGCCCGCGCCGCCGACGTGATCGTGGCGGCGGCGGGCGCACCGCATCTGGTGCGCGGCTATTGGGTCAAGCCTGGCGCGGTCGTCATCGACGTCGGCATCACGCGGGTCGTGGACCATGATGGGGCCAGCCGGATCGTGGGCGATTGCGCCACCCATGAACTGGACCATGCCAAGGCGGTGACGCCGGTGCCGGGCGGGGTCGGGCCGATGACCATCGCCTGCCTGTTGAGCAATACGGTGTTGGCCGCACAGAGGAGCATCGCCTGA
- the purU gene encoding formyltetrahydrofolate deformylase, with translation MTTIYTLRLQCDDKPGLVAKVAGYLAAHGCNIVDAQQFDDAMNNTFFMRVAFKPGAGETLDALRDGFAPIAAEAGMDWSMADQATPKKVVLMVSKWDHCLGDLLYRQRIGELPMDVVGIISNHPREVLHTSLIGDMPFFHFPVTKDTKSAQEAQIKQVVTDTGADLVVLARYMQILSDDLAGFLSGRCINIHHSFLPGFKGAKPYHQAYERGVKMIGATAHYVTADLDEGPIIHQDVEMIGHADVPDELVRRGRDIERRVLAEGVRLHLQDRVFMNKARTVVFRG, from the coding sequence GTGACGACTATCTATACGCTGCGATTGCAATGCGACGACAAGCCAGGCCTGGTGGCGAAGGTCGCCGGCTATCTGGCCGCCCATGGCTGCAACATCGTCGATGCCCAGCAGTTCGACGATGCGATGAACAACACCTTCTTCATGCGTGTCGCGTTCAAGCCTGGCGCGGGTGAGACGCTGGACGCGCTGCGCGACGGTTTCGCTCCGATCGCCGCCGAAGCGGGCATGGACTGGTCGATGGCGGACCAGGCCACGCCCAAGAAGGTCGTGCTGATGGTGTCCAAATGGGATCATTGCCTGGGCGACCTGCTCTATCGCCAGCGGATCGGCGAATTGCCGATGGATGTGGTGGGGATCATCTCCAACCATCCGCGCGAAGTGCTGCACACCTCGCTGATCGGCGACATGCCCTTTTTCCACTTCCCGGTGACCAAGGACACAAAATCCGCCCAGGAAGCGCAGATCAAGCAGGTCGTGACCGACACCGGCGCGGACCTGGTGGTGCTGGCGCGCTATATGCAGATTTTGAGCGACGATCTGGCCGGGTTCCTGTCGGGGCGCTGCATCAACATTCATCACAGTTTCCTGCCCGGCTTCAAGGGCGCCAAGCCCTATCACCAGGCCTATGAGCGCGGCGTCAAGATGATCGGTGCGACCGCCCATTATGTGACCGCCGATCTCGACGAAGGCCCCATCATTCATCAGGATGTCGAGATGATCGGCCATGCCGACGTGCCCGACGAACTGGTCCGTCGCGGCCGCGACATCGAACGGCGGGTGCTGGCGGAAGGCGTGCGGCTGCATCTGCAGGACCGGGTGTTCATGAACAAGGCGCGCACCGTCGTCTTCCGGGGCTGA
- a CDS encoding methylenetetrahydrofolate reductase — MPVIHPNWERPPVNMVDGYSLEMTAKDVESLREAAPSIAPETPVAVTFLPGEDFAARIAATKLVRSLGFEPMPHFSARRITSTTEFEDYLAAAVAEADVRRCFVIAGDPSEPEGPYADSSALIASGAFERAGIRAIGIGGHPEGHPNMTPDQCWSVLLDKCAEIERRGMAPLIVTQFVFDADAVLSWLSELRAKGINAPVRIGVPGPAGIKTLMRFAARCGVGASASVLAKYGISITKLLGTAGPDKLVETFERSLGEEHGRVRLHFYPFGGLEKTVAWINDYARAH; from the coding sequence ATGCCGGTCATTCATCCGAACTGGGAACGGCCACCCGTCAACATGGTCGATGGCTATTCGCTGGAAATGACGGCGAAGGACGTAGAATCGCTGCGTGAGGCAGCCCCGTCCATCGCGCCGGAGACGCCCGTTGCGGTCACCTTTCTGCCCGGCGAGGATTTCGCCGCCCGGATCGCGGCGACCAAGCTGGTCCGCAGCCTGGGCTTTGAACCGATGCCGCATTTCTCCGCGCGCCGGATCACATCAACGACCGAGTTTGAGGATTATCTGGCGGCGGCCGTCGCCGAAGCTGACGTGCGGCGCTGTTTCGTGATCGCGGGCGACCCGTCCGAACCCGAAGGCCCCTATGCCGACAGCAGCGCCCTGATCGCTAGCGGCGCGTTCGAACGCGCGGGCATCCGCGCCATCGGCATTGGCGGCCATCCCGAAGGGCATCCCAACATGACGCCGGACCAATGCTGGTCGGTCCTGCTCGACAAATGCGCCGAGATCGAAAGGCGCGGCATGGCGCCGCTGATCGTGACGCAATTCGTGTTCGACGCCGATGCGGTCCTGTCCTGGCTGTCCGAATTACGTGCCAAGGGCATCAACGCCCCGGTGCGCATCGGCGTGCCCGGTCCCGCGGGCATCAAGACGCTGATGCGCTTTGCCGCCCGCTGTGGCGTCGGCGCGTCCGCTTCCGTGCTCGCAAAATATGGTATTTCGATTACGAAGCTGCTCGGCACTGCCGGTCCCGACAAGCTGGTCGAGACATTCGAACGGTCGCTGGGCGAGGAGCATGGGCGCGTAAGACTGCATTTTTACCCCTTTGGCGGCCTGGAAAAGACGGTCGCCTGGATCAACGACTATGCCCGCGCGCATTGA
- a CDS encoding DUF1593 domain-containing protein — protein sequence MKLGLIAALCVLALAALPTTAAPSRNSKADHSLPRSRVIVLTDVGSDPDDMESMVRFLLYANAFDIEALVPSTSRHLKDSVHPEQILRRIDAYAQVLPNLKVHADGWPSADALRAAVKPGRPEYGMAGVGAGKDTAGSEAIIAAVDKPDARPVWITIWGGAVDLAQALWKVRETRTPDDVAKFVAKLRVYSISDQDNAGPWVRRMFPDLFWIVSLTAHRHYNLSTWGGISGDRMYYFDGPDFTTVSKEWLRENVQIGPLGSLYPDYQFIMEGDTPSFLYLVPNGLGHPEHPDYGSWGGRYGKVSEWDGIWTDTSDLVIGADRRTRQTNKATIWRWREAFQHDFAARIQWSLQAHYKGANHTPQLVLNGTAGNAPVEMTAKAGNIVHLSAAGSRDPDGDQVVYSWWQYREAEAVNRNPRIELQRGDPLDTRFVAPPVEEETRFHVILEAQDVGKPALTSYRRAIVTVTP from the coding sequence ATGAAGCTAGGGTTGATCGCGGCGCTGTGCGTTCTGGCGCTGGCGGCGTTGCCGACTACGGCCGCGCCCAGCCGCAACAGTAAGGCGGACCATAGCCTTCCCCGCTCCCGCGTCATCGTACTGACCGATGTCGGGTCGGACCCCGACGACATGGAGTCGATGGTCCGATTTCTACTCTACGCCAATGCTTTCGACATAGAGGCGTTAGTGCCATCAACCTCACGGCACCTGAAGGATAGCGTCCATCCCGAACAGATATTGCGCCGTATCGACGCCTATGCGCAGGTGCTGCCCAATCTCAAGGTCCATGCCGATGGTTGGCCGAGCGCCGACGCACTGCGCGCCGCGGTCAAGCCGGGCCGCCCGGAATATGGCATGGCGGGCGTCGGTGCGGGCAAGGATACGGCCGGTTCAGAAGCGATTATCGCCGCAGTCGACAAACCGGATGCTCGTCCGGTCTGGATCACGATCTGGGGCGGCGCGGTCGATCTGGCGCAGGCATTGTGGAAGGTCCGCGAAACCCGCACGCCCGACGATGTGGCCAAGTTCGTTGCGAAGCTGCGCGTCTATTCCATTTCCGATCAGGACAATGCCGGTCCCTGGGTCCGGCGCATGTTCCCCGACCTGTTCTGGATCGTCAGCCTGACCGCGCACCGCCATTATAATCTGTCCACATGGGGCGGGATATCGGGCGACCGCATGTACTATTTCGACGGACCGGATTTCACCACCGTATCGAAGGAATGGCTGCGCGAAAATGTGCAGATCGGGCCGCTGGGGTCGCTCTATCCCGATTATCAGTTCATCATGGAAGGCGACACGCCCAGTTTCCTGTATCTGGTCCCCAATGGTCTGGGCCACCCCGAACATCCTGACTATGGCAGTTGGGGCGGCCGTTACGGCAAAGTGTCTGAGTGGGACGGGATCTGGACCGACACCAGCGATCTGGTGATCGGCGCGGACCGCAGAACCCGTCAGACCAACAAGGCGACCATCTGGCGCTGGCGCGAGGCGTTCCAGCATGATTTCGCCGCGCGCATCCAATGGTCGCTTCAGGCACATTATAAGGGGGCCAATCACACTCCGCAGTTGGTGCTTAACGGCACCGCGGGGAATGCGCCGGTCGAGATGACCGCCAAAGCCGGTAACATCGTGCATCTGTCCGCCGCCGGATCGCGCGATCCCGATGGCGACCAGGTCGTTTATAGCTGGTGGCAATATCGCGAAGCCGAAGCGGTCAATCGCAACCCCCGCATCGAATTGCAGCGCGGCGACCCGCTAGATACCCGTTTTGTTGCGCCGCCGGTCGAGGAAGAGACGCGCTTCCACGTTATTCTGGAGGCGCAGGACGTGGGCAAGCCTGCGCTGACCAGTTATCGGCGCGCCATCGTCACTGTCACACCCTGA
- a CDS encoding TonB-dependent receptor, with translation MTKVGKVRLASMAAASGLALTIGSAAFAQAAAAPQASDPATSEDIIVTGIRASQKASIDIKRDSIGVVDSIVAEDLGKLPDQNVAESLQRVAGVTIERNRGEGRYITVRGFGPKFNAVTVNGRTLATDNNGREFSFDVLPSEIIAGADVYKSPQANLNGSSIGATVDVHTLRPIDQKEQFAFSGSAGQMWAELADKFNPEVSGVASWRNADRTFGISLSGVYTKRKTRNDEFTIGAGHVRRSSGDSYYRANGVNGGRIGPDVAPFANVSMPSNLSPFFFERGLERYGFSGALQVRPTDTLTVTLDGLYSKAKFTEQQTGLAYDFSGGTLVEQVVEDGEAVYQRYQGGFVDQILQYDQRNVTTDQFGVNVEWKPVDNFKLKLDASRSKAERRGKENNLFTTIRRKNIDLWFDRRGDSPIYDYGFTSPTYPNAATNPQGITAHYYIWGGGTDVDDKINEYRADTEWKATSNLTLFTGGMIANRNKRLTSDEMPFGEQCAYCGSDRVLPTSLFSSTNRNFFQGAGPDNIIRDWVIYNPQQLVGVIDQFATQDGKAFNPAVFSPSASSVIDEKVKIGYVMANFETTLGSMPLTINAGLRYENTDYTSSGASRTILSAKPRVDANGNPTGQNDIVVSGVVPVSFRGKYDDWLPSLNIKLEAADDLILRLSASKVMTRPTLTDLSPRQSIQTNPGNETISRGNPDLQPFRAKQIEAGVEWYFADSSLLSFAAFYKKIDSFVALFTTPQTVDQVTFQVTVPGNGKGATVKGFEVGYRQAFTTLPAPFDGLGVQTSFNYTQSNANYTNAVANVSYGLEGLSKYSYSLVGFYEKYGVQARVAYTWRDKFLQVAVGRNGEPEYFDAYGQLDAGLSYEVTPNFTVFADALNLNDAKEFIYSVSADRTKEYRKTGRRLSGGVRVRF, from the coding sequence ATGACGAAGGTGGGTAAAGTCCGTCTCGCAAGCATGGCTGCGGCATCGGGGCTGGCGCTGACGATCGGCAGCGCAGCCTTTGCGCAGGCCGCGGCGGCGCCGCAGGCTAGCGATCCGGCAACGAGCGAAGACATCATCGTCACCGGCATCCGCGCCAGCCAGAAGGCGTCGATCGACATCAAGCGCGACTCGATCGGCGTGGTCGATTCGATCGTGGCGGAGGATCTGGGCAAGCTGCCCGACCAGAATGTCGCCGAATCCCTGCAGCGCGTCGCCGGCGTGACGATCGAGCGGAACCGCGGCGAGGGCCGCTACATCACCGTCCGCGGCTTCGGACCCAAGTTCAACGCCGTCACCGTCAACGGCCGCACGCTCGCCACCGACAATAATGGCCGCGAATTTTCCTTCGACGTGCTGCCGTCCGAAATCATCGCGGGCGCCGACGTATATAAATCGCCCCAGGCGAACCTGAACGGGTCATCGATCGGCGCGACCGTGGACGTTCATACGCTGCGGCCGATCGACCAGAAGGAGCAGTTCGCGTTCAGCGGATCAGCCGGACAGATGTGGGCCGAGCTGGCCGACAAGTTCAACCCGGAAGTCTCCGGCGTCGCGTCCTGGCGCAATGCCGACCGAACCTTCGGTATTTCGCTGTCGGGCGTCTATACCAAGCGAAAGACGCGCAACGACGAATTCACGATCGGGGCGGGCCATGTCCGTCGGTCGAGCGGCGATTCCTATTATCGCGCCAATGGCGTCAACGGCGGCCGCATCGGGCCGGATGTGGCACCCTTCGCCAATGTCTCCATGCCGTCCAACCTGTCACCCTTCTTCTTCGAACGCGGGCTGGAGCGCTATGGCTTTTCCGGCGCATTGCAGGTCCGCCCCACCGACACGCTGACCGTTACGCTGGACGGGCTCTATTCCAAGGCGAAGTTCACCGAGCAGCAGACGGGGCTGGCCTATGATTTTTCCGGTGGCACGTTGGTCGAACAGGTGGTCGAGGATGGCGAGGCGGTCTATCAGCGCTACCAGGGCGGCTTTGTCGATCAGATCCTGCAATATGACCAGCGCAACGTCACGACCGACCAGTTCGGCGTCAATGTCGAATGGAAGCCGGTCGATAACTTCAAGCTGAAGCTGGACGCTTCCCGCTCCAAGGCGGAACGGCGGGGCAAGGAGAATAACCTTTTCACTACCATCCGCCGCAAGAATATCGACCTGTGGTTCGACCGTCGCGGTGATAGCCCGATCTATGATTATGGCTTCACCAGCCCCACCTATCCCAATGCCGCGACCAATCCGCAGGGAATCACCGCCCATTATTATATCTGGGGCGGTGGCACCGACGTCGACGATAAGATCAATGAATATCGCGCCGATACCGAATGGAAGGCGACATCGAACCTGACGCTGTTCACCGGCGGCATGATCGCGAACCGCAACAAGCGGCTGACATCGGATGAGATGCCCTTTGGCGAACAATGCGCCTATTGCGGCTCCGATCGCGTGCTGCCGACATCCTTGTTCAGTTCGACCAACCGCAATTTCTTCCAGGGCGCGGGGCCGGACAATATTATCCGCGACTGGGTGATCTACAATCCGCAGCAACTGGTCGGCGTGATCGACCAGTTTGCGACGCAAGATGGCAAGGCGTTCAACCCCGCGGTCTTCTCGCCGTCGGCCTCGTCAGTGATCGATGAGAAGGTGAAGATCGGCTATGTCATGGCCAATTTCGAAACGACGTTGGGATCCATGCCGCTGACGATCAATGCCGGCCTGCGCTACGAAAATACCGACTATACCTCGTCCGGCGCATCCCGCACGATCCTGAGCGCCAAGCCCCGCGTGGACGCCAACGGCAACCCCACCGGCCAGAACGACATCGTGGTATCCGGCGTGGTCCCGGTCAGCTTCCGTGGCAAATATGACGATTGGCTGCCGTCGCTGAATATCAAGCTGGAGGCGGCCGATGACCTGATCCTGCGCCTGTCCGCATCGAAGGTGATGACCCGCCCGACCCTGACCGACCTGTCGCCGCGTCAATCGATCCAGACCAATCCGGGCAATGAAACGATCAGCCGCGGCAACCCGGATTTGCAGCCGTTCCGCGCCAAGCAGATCGAGGCCGGGGTCGAATGGTATTTCGCCGACTCCTCGCTGCTGTCCTTCGCTGCTTTCTATAAGAAGATCGACTCCTTCGTGGCCCTCTTCACCACGCCCCAGACGGTCGATCAGGTGACGTTCCAAGTGACGGTGCCGGGCAATGGCAAGGGCGCGACGGTCAAGGGCTTTGAAGTCGGTTACCGCCAGGCCTTCACCACCCTGCCCGCGCCGTTCGATGGTCTGGGCGTGCAGACCAGCTTCAACTATACCCAGTCCAACGCCAACTACACCAATGCGGTCGCCAATGTTTCCTATGGTTTGGAAGGCTTGTCTAAATATAGCTATAGTCTGGTGGGCTTCTACGAAAAATATGGCGTGCAGGCGCGGGTTGCCTATACCTGGCGCGACAAGTTCCTGCAGGTGGCGGTGGGCCGCAATGGCGAGCCGGAATATTTCGACGCCTATGGCCAACTCGATGCCGGTCTGTCCTATGAGGTAACGCCGAACTTCACCGTGTTCGCAGACGCGCTCAACCTCAACGACGCCAAGGAGTTCATCTACTCCGTCAGCGCGGATCGGACGAAGGAATATCGTAAGACCGGTCGCCGCCTTTCCGGGGGCGTCAGGGTTCGTTTCTGA